In Nicotiana tabacum cultivar K326 chromosome 11, ASM71507v2, whole genome shotgun sequence, a single window of DNA contains:
- the LOC107801802 gene encoding uncharacterized protein LOC107801802, producing the protein MKKLLWWCAWSTYEEDFKDQLKKMGELCEDEDASFAKDLLHYPPQSWCRAYFDTQCKNMMVDNNFTESFNAWILEARYMPIIKMLEEIIIKVMNLLAINEDKIRKWNGDYNPSALMLYNDYRAIAHYCKVEFNGDFGYEITQGDDRHTLDLEHKKCTCRLWQLSGIRCPHAIKAIIYDRGDPKEQIHWYYSKEA; encoded by the exons ATGAAGAAGTTGTTGTGGTGGTGTGCTTGGAGCACTTATGAAGAAGATTTCAAAGATCAACTAAAAAAGATGGGAGAGCTATGTGAGGATGAAGATGCTTCTTTTGCCAAAGATCTCCTGCATTATCCTCCACAGTCTTGGTGTAGAGCATATTTTGACACTCAATGTAAAAACATGATGGTCGACAATAATTTCACCGAGTCGTTTAATGCATGGATTCTTGAAGCTAGATATATGCCAATTATCAAGATGCTCGAGGAGATTATAATAAAGGTTATGAATCTGTTGGCTATCAATGAAGATAAAATCAG AAAATGGAATGGTGACTATAATCCAAGTGCTTTGATGCTTTACAATGACTATAGGGCAATTGCTCATTATTGCAAGGTTGAATTTAATGGTGACTTTGGATATGAAATCACACAAGGTGATGATAGACATACTTTGGATCTTGAACATAAAAAATGCACTTGTAGATTATGGCAACTTTCTGGGATCCGTTGCCCCCATGCTATCAAAGCTATAATATATGATAGG GGTGATCCTAAGGAGCAAATACACTGGTACTATAGCAAAGAAGCATAA